Proteins encoded within one genomic window of Candidatus Baltobacteraceae bacterium:
- a CDS encoding lipocalin-like domain-containing protein: MSTLRDNLIGSWRLRASEWYDTNGAVESPLSSEPVGLLMYGESGAVSVQLMRPNQSTFVSDDWRLASDEEKASAWLGYFCYFGTFSVDEVAETVTHHVEGSWFPNLIGTDQSRRFAFDGSALSLTAESSLGRVTLVWERFSGS; this comes from the coding sequence ATGTCGACGCTGCGAGATAATTTAATTGGGAGCTGGCGCCTAAGGGCGTCGGAGTGGTACGACACAAACGGCGCCGTAGAATCTCCCCTGAGCTCGGAACCAGTTGGGCTGCTGATGTATGGAGAGTCCGGCGCGGTCTCAGTGCAGCTCATGCGCCCGAATCAATCGACTTTCGTCAGTGACGATTGGCGATTGGCATCCGATGAAGAGAAGGCGTCCGCGTGGCTTGGCTACTTCTGCTATTTCGGCACGTTCAGCGTTGACGAGGTTGCCGAGACCGTAACGCATCATGTCGAAGGCAGCTGGTTCCCCAATCTCATCGGCACCGATCAGTCGAGACGGTTTGCGTTCGACGGAAGCGCGCTGTCGTTGACCGCCGAATCGTCTTTAGGGCGCGTCACACTAGTGTGGGAACGGTTTTCCGGTTCGTGA
- a CDS encoding leucyl aminopeptidase, whose amino-acid sequence MQVRLTSDAPLGVRTGALVLPIFTDGAEEVSKDVDDALGGTIAEALASGEFKGKIGECMMVHAKDHAFRRVLAVGLGERAKFEPMLLARYAGAAIRYLGRRNIADIAILLPPQARGLETAAASFVAEGAIAATFETSLYQEKPEKKVVVDTLSIVASGFDLAALERGLARGTILGEAVNFARRLAITPANDMTPTHLADEATKMAKNNGLDIDVLDEARARKEGMGSFLSVAAGSIQPPKFIVIRYNGDPSSKELLGLVGKGITFDTGGISIKPADRMEEMKYDMSGGAAVIAAMSAIAKLKPKVNVIGIVPATENMPGGKATKPGDIVKAMNGKTIEVINTDAEGRLILADGLCYARKAGVTKLVDTATLTGACVIALGHAAAALVANDEDFANQFLGAAKSTGERYWQMPYYEEYSNQMKSDIADLKNTGGRAAGTLTAAAFLRAFVEDTPWLHLDVAGTAYVDTETAWQAKGPTGMPVRALVSLTETLAGTPIAGVHSNGAKAVTAPA is encoded by the coding sequence ATGCAAGTTCGTCTCACCAGCGACGCCCCGCTCGGCGTTCGCACCGGAGCACTCGTCCTGCCCATCTTCACCGACGGCGCCGAAGAAGTCTCCAAGGACGTCGATGACGCCCTCGGCGGCACGATCGCCGAAGCGCTCGCATCGGGCGAGTTTAAAGGCAAGATCGGCGAGTGCATGATGGTGCACGCGAAGGATCACGCGTTCCGTCGCGTCCTCGCGGTGGGTTTGGGCGAACGGGCGAAGTTCGAGCCGATGCTGCTCGCGCGGTACGCCGGTGCAGCAATCCGTTATCTCGGGCGCCGGAACATCGCCGATATCGCGATCCTGTTGCCGCCGCAAGCTCGCGGACTGGAGACGGCCGCGGCATCGTTCGTCGCCGAAGGCGCGATCGCGGCGACGTTCGAGACGTCGCTCTATCAGGAGAAACCCGAAAAGAAAGTGGTCGTCGATACCCTGTCGATAGTCGCGTCGGGATTCGATCTCGCCGCGCTGGAGCGCGGACTCGCGCGCGGAACGATTCTGGGCGAAGCGGTGAACTTCGCGCGCCGTTTGGCGATCACGCCGGCCAACGACATGACGCCGACGCACCTCGCCGACGAAGCCACGAAGATGGCCAAGAACAACGGCCTCGACATCGACGTGCTCGATGAAGCGCGCGCGCGCAAAGAAGGCATGGGGTCGTTCCTCTCCGTTGCTGCGGGCAGCATTCAGCCGCCGAAGTTCATCGTCATACGCTACAACGGCGATCCCTCCAGCAAAGAGTTGTTGGGGTTGGTCGGCAAGGGCATCACGTTCGACACGGGCGGCATCTCGATCAAGCCTGCCGATCGCATGGAAGAGATGAAGTACGACATGTCGGGCGGCGCGGCGGTGATCGCCGCGATGAGCGCGATCGCTAAGCTCAAGCCGAAAGTGAACGTCATCGGCATCGTTCCGGCCACCGAAAACATGCCGGGCGGCAAAGCCACCAAGCCCGGCGACATCGTTAAAGCCATGAACGGCAAAACAATCGAAGTGATCAACACCGATGCCGAAGGCCGTCTTATCCTCGCCGACGGGCTGTGCTACGCACGCAAAGCCGGCGTCACCAAACTGGTCGATACCGCAACGTTGACCGGCGCGTGCGTTATCGCGCTCGGACACGCCGCTGCGGCGCTCGTCGCCAATGACGAAGACTTTGCCAATCAGTTTCTCGGCGCCGCGAAATCGACCGGCGAGCGTTATTGGCAGATGCCTTACTACGAAGAATATTCCAATCAAATGAAGAGCGACATCGCCGATCTCAAGAACACCGGCGGCCGCGCGGCGGGAACCTTGACCGCGGCAGCGTTCTTGAGAGCGTTCGTCGAGGACACGCCGTGGCTGCACCTCGACGTCGCCGGCACCGCGTACGTCGACACGGAAACGGCATGGCAGGCAAAGGGTCCCACCGGGATGCCGGTGCGCGCGCTCGTTTCTCTGACGGAAACGCTCGCGGGAACGCCGATCGCCGGCGTCCACAGCAACGGCGCAAAGGCAGTGACCGCGCCGGCGTAA
- the purM gene encoding phosphoribosylformylglycinamidine cyclo-ligase: MSSDQSRSRDAYAAAGVDIAAGNEAVARYKQVLGQWRHPDQLDAIGGFGGLFRMPGDDRRALAASTDGVGTKILIAAALKRYGSVGADLVNHCVNDILVVNATPLFFLDYFATGRLEPEVAAEVVSGCAAACRAHNCALLGGETAEMPGLYSPGDFDLAGTIVGVVDVANVPKPEEVVAGDAILGLPAVGLHTNGYSLARNLISSDEWAVPFADGMTYGDALLAPHPSYYDAVRAIQKVARVKTMAHITGGGLLENVNRTLPENVKAVFEAARWDVPPIQRELVRRGDLTHEERYRTLNMGIGYTLVVSMGDAGRALTEVPGVKVVGWIEARNDGDPPVVIHPARTDS, encoded by the coding sequence GTGAGCAGCGACCAAAGTCGCTCTCGCGACGCGTACGCGGCAGCCGGCGTCGATATTGCCGCCGGCAATGAGGCGGTGGCTCGTTACAAGCAGGTTCTCGGGCAGTGGCGACACCCCGATCAGCTCGACGCCATCGGCGGCTTCGGCGGCCTATTTCGCATGCCCGGCGACGATCGCCGCGCGCTGGCGGCCTCAACCGACGGCGTCGGCACCAAGATCCTGATTGCAGCCGCGCTCAAGCGATACGGCAGCGTCGGCGCGGATTTGGTGAACCACTGCGTCAACGACATTCTCGTCGTCAATGCAACGCCGCTGTTCTTTCTCGATTACTTTGCGACGGGGCGGTTGGAGCCCGAGGTCGCGGCCGAAGTCGTGAGCGGCTGTGCCGCGGCATGCCGCGCGCACAACTGCGCGCTGCTCGGCGGCGAAACTGCCGAGATGCCCGGTTTGTATTCACCGGGCGATTTCGATCTCGCGGGAACGATCGTCGGGGTCGTCGACGTCGCGAATGTGCCCAAGCCCGAAGAAGTCGTGGCAGGCGACGCGATTCTCGGTTTGCCCGCCGTCGGACTGCACACCAACGGCTATTCGCTCGCGCGCAACTTGATCTCGAGCGACGAATGGGCGGTTCCGTTCGCAGATGGGATGACGTACGGCGACGCGTTGCTCGCGCCGCATCCGTCGTACTACGACGCCGTGCGCGCGATCCAAAAGGTTGCGCGCGTGAAGACGATGGCACACATCACCGGCGGCGGTTTGCTCGAGAACGTGAACCGCACGCTGCCGGAAAACGTCAAAGCCGTCTTCGAGGCGGCGCGCTGGGACGTTCCGCCGATTCAACGCGAGCTGGTGCGACGCGGCGATTTGACGCACGAGGAACGCTATCGCACGCTCAACATGGGCATCGGATACACGCTCGTGGTGTCGATGGGCGATGCCGGTCGCGCGCTGACGGAAGTTCCCGGCGTGAAGGTGGTGGGCTGGATCGAAGCGCGCAACGACGGCGATCCGCCGGTCGTGATTCATCCCGCACGGACGGATTCGTGA
- a CDS encoding GNAT family N-acetyltransferase produces the protein MRELFNLVVDLGRLPFDFACPERSELRERSRRAQDDSVAIDERTLAWIDDEFGGTWSSEAHAGSTVVARDDAGTPSGFATYDAKGMRFRWLRGLALEPGVGVFGPIGVARDRRRNGIGTELLFAALNGLRGRGYSRALIAAVGEEKIIDWYRHAAGAEIAERYDVAALVPRRPRVTVMVSGSGTNLQSVLDRSRSGELPIDVVAVVSNNAGAFALERAKKAGVPSRRVVTWKRKEEAREAYDLRLLEEVRADEPDLVLMLGWMHLLSEPFVRAFPSLLNVHPAFLPLEPARDDVVMPDGTKMPAYRGPDAVGDALRDKQLWTGATVHTVTADTDRGPVVARKPLPVTAGETRDQLMQRLHPLEHDLVATAIRRWLYEQP, from the coding sequence GTGCGCGAACTGTTCAATCTCGTTGTAGATTTGGGGCGCCTCCCCTTCGACTTCGCCTGTCCTGAGCGTAGCGAGCTACGCGAGCGAAGTCGAAGGGCTCAGGATGACAGTGTTGCAATTGACGAGCGAACGTTAGCCTGGATCGACGACGAGTTCGGGGGGACGTGGAGCTCGGAAGCACATGCCGGGAGCACTGTCGTCGCGCGCGACGATGCGGGTACGCCGAGCGGCTTCGCGACCTACGATGCGAAAGGCATGCGGTTTCGGTGGCTGCGCGGGTTGGCGCTGGAACCGGGCGTCGGCGTCTTTGGGCCGATCGGCGTCGCGCGCGATCGGCGCCGGAACGGTATCGGGACCGAACTGCTCTTCGCCGCGCTTAACGGGCTGCGTGGGCGGGGATACTCACGAGCGTTGATTGCGGCGGTAGGAGAAGAGAAGATCATCGACTGGTATCGTCATGCTGCCGGTGCCGAGATCGCCGAGCGCTACGACGTTGCAGCGCTCGTGCCGCGACGTCCGCGCGTCACCGTGATGGTGTCGGGCAGCGGAACCAATCTCCAATCGGTGCTCGATCGTTCGCGCAGCGGCGAGCTGCCGATCGACGTCGTTGCGGTCGTTTCGAATAACGCCGGCGCCTTCGCACTCGAACGTGCAAAGAAGGCCGGCGTACCGTCGCGACGCGTCGTTACCTGGAAACGAAAGGAAGAGGCGCGCGAAGCGTACGATCTGCGGCTGCTCGAGGAGGTGCGCGCCGACGAGCCGGATCTCGTGCTGATGCTCGGGTGGATGCATCTGTTATCGGAACCATTCGTGCGGGCATTCCCGTCGTTGTTGAACGTGCATCCGGCGTTCTTGCCGCTCGAACCGGCGCGCGACGACGTCGTGATGCCCGACGGTACGAAAATGCCGGCGTATCGTGGGCCCGACGCCGTCGGCGACGCGCTGCGCGACAAACAGCTTTGGACTGGCGCGACCGTACACACGGTGACTGCCGACACCGACCGCGGACCGGTCGTCGCGCGTAAGCCGTTACCCGTTACCGCGGGTGAAACGCGGGATCAACTGATGCAGCGCCTGCATCCGCTCGAGCACGACCTGGTCGCGACGGCGATTCGGCGCTGGCTCTACGAGCAACCGTGA
- a CDS encoding glycerate kinase, whose protein sequence is MTTVVIAPDKFKGALTAMQAAQAIERGVKRASADIECKLCPMADGGEGTVETFLDRGAKRMTARVRGPLGKPVQAAFAIDDRTAIVEMSSASGLGLLDTSQYDPTKTDTFGTGGLITAALSAGARRIIVGLGGSATNDAGTGMLRALGVRFLDKNGDELREGILTYERLASIDIEGLDDRVRDVQIDAAVDVDNPLCGSDGASYTFAKQKGATPEQIERLDAVLEHIADVAARALGHDERNTPGAGAAGGLGFALVAFLDAKLERGVKLIADEVGLPEMMRGASLCMTGEGKVDMQTLHGKTVAGVAEIARDCEVPVIAFGGKVEDDAKAALSERGIEAVQTAPPEMPAEQAMGKAGECLEEAAASAANAFFHGR, encoded by the coding sequence GTGACGACCGTTGTCATCGCTCCCGATAAGTTCAAAGGCGCGCTGACCGCGATGCAGGCGGCGCAGGCGATCGAGCGCGGCGTCAAGCGCGCGTCGGCGGATATTGAGTGTAAGCTTTGTCCTATGGCCGACGGCGGCGAAGGCACCGTCGAAACGTTTCTCGACCGCGGCGCGAAGCGCATGACCGCGCGCGTGCGCGGACCGCTCGGCAAGCCGGTCCAAGCCGCCTTCGCGATCGACGATCGTACCGCGATCGTCGAGATGTCGAGCGCATCGGGCTTGGGATTGCTCGATACATCGCAGTACGATCCGACGAAGACGGACACGTTCGGCACGGGCGGTTTGATTACGGCGGCGTTGAGCGCCGGCGCGCGACGCATTATCGTGGGCTTGGGCGGCAGCGCGACCAACGACGCCGGAACCGGGATGCTCCGCGCGCTGGGCGTGCGGTTTCTCGACAAAAACGGCGACGAACTGCGCGAGGGCATCCTCACGTACGAGCGTTTGGCTTCCATCGATATCGAAGGCCTCGACGATCGCGTGCGCGACGTGCAGATCGATGCTGCGGTCGACGTCGACAATCCGTTGTGCGGTTCTGATGGTGCGTCGTACACGTTTGCGAAGCAGAAAGGCGCGACACCCGAACAGATCGAGCGCCTCGATGCGGTGCTGGAACACATCGCCGACGTCGCGGCGCGCGCGCTAGGTCACGACGAACGCAACACGCCAGGCGCCGGTGCGGCGGGCGGTTTGGGATTCGCGCTCGTTGCGTTTCTGGATGCAAAGCTCGAGCGCGGGGTCAAGTTGATTGCCGACGAGGTGGGTCTGCCGGAGATGATGCGCGGCGCGTCGTTGTGCATGACCGGTGAAGGCAAGGTCGACATGCAGACGTTGCATGGAAAGACCGTTGCCGGCGTCGCGGAGATCGCGCGCGACTGCGAGGTGCCCGTGATTGCGTTTGGCGGCAAGGTCGAAGACGACGCAAAGGCCGCGCTTTCGGAGCGCGGGATTGAGGCCGTGCAGACGGCGCCACCGGAAATGCCGGCCGAGCAAGCGATGGGGAAAGCCGGGGAATGTTTGGAAGAGGCCGCGGCAAGCGCCGCGAATGCCTTCTTCCATGGCCGCTGA
- a CDS encoding STAS domain-containing protein, which yields MEPVVVVFAGEYNLGSKGKLHRELSRLATKPRLVLDFSEVTYMDSTCIAELMRMEQRRSAAGFDAAHVVMQAPVLLRIFTVLTLDRVFRVVSTLAQAIDADLEGLHVEYAFCGDDGTAKVPVDFERERLAATG from the coding sequence ATGGAACCCGTCGTCGTCGTCTTTGCCGGTGAATATAATCTTGGTTCTAAGGGCAAGCTCCACCGCGAGTTGAGCCGCCTTGCAACCAAACCGCGTCTAGTGCTCGACTTCAGCGAAGTGACCTACATGGACTCGACGTGTATCGCCGAGCTCATGCGAATGGAGCAGCGGCGTAGCGCCGCCGGCTTCGACGCCGCACACGTCGTGATGCAGGCGCCGGTGCTGTTGCGCATCTTTACGGTGCTGACGCTCGATCGCGTCTTTCGCGTCGTGTCGACGCTCGCTCAGGCCATCGACGCCGACCTCGAGGGATTGCACGTCGAATACGCGTTTTGCGGTGACGATGGAACCGCGAAGGTTCCAGTCGACTTCGAGCGCGAGCGCCTCGCAGCTACGGGCTAG
- a CDS encoding DUF2079 domain-containing protein, producing the protein MTATSKTGMWFAVCIAASFAAASVAIVEWRYLIFRNDVDLGIFTQVVASVGSGFSSTAEGGVNHLLVHWSPLIVLGWPFVRIFGPVGLEIFQALLISLTLVPIWGLARARFAPLPAAGITAVCALYPILCANAVDDFHEMAFVPFLSATLVYALDRRRYALGVAAAILLACTKEDQFVVLAVNGVIIMLFAKGDAFERRFGQMALLVAGAGAAVYFAIVRNVIGPHLAYSSLHFYNWREAPPSPLGALVAARVHYVLHVLAPLAFLPLISRYGLFLIVGFVEALASHEPVTVAPGAHYSALLSGYALAAFVDGLGRLATARLRVAAAALAAVVSIAIAIYASPMEYWYYLYRAPNAHDALLQRTIDALPPGAEVGTEDEIFSHLGLDRNASIQLAGKQWILFDRTHYSDQWHNVDEPVVRRLLAQKQYTVVTDRDGIVLLQRLGR; encoded by the coding sequence ATGACGGCCACCTCGAAGACCGGCATGTGGTTCGCGGTGTGCATTGCCGCGAGCTTTGCCGCTGCATCGGTCGCAATCGTCGAATGGCGCTACCTGATTTTCCGCAACGACGTCGACCTGGGTATCTTCACGCAAGTCGTCGCGAGCGTCGGCAGCGGCTTTTCGAGTACGGCCGAAGGCGGAGTCAATCATCTGCTCGTGCATTGGTCGCCGCTTATCGTTCTGGGCTGGCCGTTCGTACGCATTTTTGGTCCCGTCGGTCTGGAGATTTTTCAGGCGCTATTAATCTCGCTGACGCTGGTCCCGATTTGGGGCCTGGCGCGCGCGCGATTCGCGCCGCTGCCGGCCGCAGGCATCACGGCAGTGTGCGCGCTGTACCCGATATTGTGCGCCAACGCCGTCGATGACTTTCACGAAATGGCCTTCGTTCCGTTCCTGTCGGCGACGCTCGTATACGCGCTCGACCGGCGGCGCTACGCGCTGGGCGTGGCCGCCGCGATCTTGCTGGCCTGCACGAAGGAGGACCAGTTCGTCGTGTTGGCGGTCAACGGCGTCATCATCATGCTGTTTGCCAAGGGCGACGCGTTCGAGCGGCGCTTTGGGCAGATGGCGCTACTCGTCGCGGGAGCGGGCGCGGCGGTGTATTTCGCCATCGTGCGCAACGTCATCGGGCCGCACTTGGCGTATAGTTCGCTGCATTTTTATAACTGGCGGGAAGCGCCGCCCTCGCCCCTGGGTGCGCTGGTCGCGGCGCGCGTGCATTACGTGCTGCATGTTCTCGCGCCGCTAGCGTTTTTGCCGCTAATCTCGCGGTATGGCCTATTTCTCATCGTGGGTTTCGTCGAAGCGTTGGCATCGCACGAACCGGTGACGGTTGCGCCGGGCGCGCACTACAGCGCGCTGCTCTCGGGTTACGCGCTGGCGGCATTCGTCGACGGCCTGGGGCGGCTGGCCACGGCGCGGCTGCGTGTCGCCGCCGCTGCGCTCGCGGCCGTGGTCTCGATTGCGATTGCCATCTATGCCAGTCCGATGGAGTACTGGTACTATCTGTACCGCGCCCCGAACGCGCACGACGCACTGCTGCAGCGCACTATCGACGCATTGCCGCCGGGCGCCGAGGTGGGCACCGAGGACGAAATCTTCTCGCACCTCGGGCTGGATCGCAACGCGTCGATCCAGCTCGCCGGCAAGCAATGGATTCTGTTCGATCGTACGCACTACAGCGACCAATGGCACAACGTGGACGAGCCGGTCGTGCGGCGATTGCTCGCGCAGAAGCAGTATACCGTCGTGACCGATCGCGACGGCATCGTACTGCTGCAGAGGTTAGGGCGGTGA
- a CDS encoding FAD-binding oxidoreductase, whose amino-acid sequence MGYRKSRRRIEKERKVAGWSDKTLIDLELGISGYIVVPGMAEYDKDRQESNPWFQSYPRVIVYCVTWADVFAALGWAKSLSLWVTLRSGGHSTAGFSVNDGMVIDTSAIRYVRVDPVARTAAVGPGTDFDILNQELDRYGLHVPSGACGSVNVAGFMQGGGYGYTSRMYGMNCDNVIGVTLLLAQPINGTALVTATADGPYSDLFWAVRGGTGCNFGIVLEVQYQLYVLPSVWAWAIQWSINPDDPSSIAQAAQALVELQTNYMASGAPPQLGYMGNIGADPSGKPVLLLQGMYAGSRDDGLAALQSLLQMPGAVLNADATGTYGQMDQYLDNNPYPIPNPPDGACEDKQCGYISAMLGVDDWTNVINQFLPINNGWNGVVIEPYGGAINAYPMGANAFIHRTSSMDFFLDVFWMQSQDPDGQKARAGLNGYMEMMQQYLNGEMYQNYPRLDAEYDYRSAYWGSAFNQLLAIKQKYDPNNLFHYAQSISPP is encoded by the coding sequence ATGGGATACCGCAAAAGCCGCAGACGCATCGAAAAAGAACGCAAAGTCGCCGGGTGGAGCGATAAAACCCTAATCGATTTGGAGCTTGGAATCTCGGGATATATCGTGGTTCCGGGAATGGCCGAATACGACAAGGATCGTCAGGAATCCAATCCATGGTTTCAATCGTATCCGCGCGTGATCGTCTACTGCGTAACGTGGGCCGACGTCTTCGCTGCGCTGGGCTGGGCGAAATCGCTGAGCTTGTGGGTTACTCTTCGCAGCGGCGGACATAGTACCGCCGGGTTCTCGGTGAACGACGGCATGGTGATTGATACCAGCGCGATCCGGTACGTTCGCGTGGACCCGGTCGCGCGAACGGCCGCGGTGGGGCCCGGAACGGACTTCGACATCCTCAACCAGGAGCTGGATCGGTATGGGCTGCACGTCCCAAGCGGTGCGTGCGGCAGCGTCAACGTTGCCGGCTTCATGCAGGGCGGTGGGTACGGTTACACCTCGCGCATGTACGGCATGAACTGCGACAACGTGATCGGCGTCACGCTGCTGCTGGCCCAGCCCATTAATGGGACTGCCCTCGTTACGGCGACCGCCGACGGTCCGTACTCGGATCTGTTTTGGGCCGTGCGGGGTGGAACGGGCTGCAACTTCGGGATCGTCCTCGAGGTCCAATACCAGCTCTACGTCCTGCCCTCGGTATGGGCATGGGCGATTCAATGGAGCATCAACCCGGACGACCCGTCGTCGATCGCTCAGGCCGCTCAAGCGCTGGTCGAGCTGCAAACGAACTACATGGCCAGTGGTGCGCCTCCGCAACTCGGTTATATGGGCAACATCGGCGCGGATCCGAGCGGCAAGCCCGTGTTATTGCTGCAGGGCATGTACGCGGGATCGCGCGACGATGGTCTGGCCGCGCTGCAGTCGCTTCTCCAAATGCCCGGAGCGGTGCTCAACGCCGACGCCACCGGAACGTACGGGCAGATGGATCAATACCTCGATAACAATCCGTATCCGATCCCCAATCCGCCCGACGGCGCCTGCGAGGACAAGCAGTGCGGATATATTTCGGCCATGCTCGGCGTCGACGACTGGACGAACGTCATCAATCAGTTCCTGCCGATCAATAACGGATGGAACGGCGTCGTCATCGAGCCGTACGGCGGCGCGATCAACGCTTACCCCATGGGTGCGAACGCGTTCATCCATCGCACGTCTTCAATGGACTTCTTTCTCGACGTCTTTTGGATGCAAAGTCAAGACCCGGACGGGCAAAAGGCGCGCGCCGGCTTGAACGGGTACATGGAGATGATGCAGCAGTACCTCAACGGCGAGATGTACCAGAACTATCCTCGCCTAGACGCTGAGTATGACTATCGCTCGGCGTATTGGGGCAGCGCCTTCAATCAGCTCCTCGCGATAAAGCAGAAATACGATCCAAACAACTTGTTCCACTACGCTCAGAGTATTTCACCGCCCTAA